The Zingiber officinale cultivar Zhangliang chromosome 10A, Zo_v1.1, whole genome shotgun sequence genome contains a region encoding:
- the LOC122027740 gene encoding homeobox-leucine zipper protein HOX11-like translates to MEEEEEEEEEECNTRLALGIGDYGLKSNARNSTSTLHFDALFPIQFKEEQEELDEGISGKETSNCSSERHSVGARKKLKLTREQVMLLEESFSEHSTLNTKQKQELGERLGIQPRQVEVWFQNRRARTKTKQMEVDYEYLKRSCERLNEENRRLKKELMQLVKSTTMTVSVCSSCERMAGARKSVVVDGLVLRRRT, encoded by the exons atggaagaggaagaagaagaagaagaagaagaatgcaacACGAGGCTCGCGCTTGGGATCGGAGACTATGGATTGAAGAGTAATGCTAGAAATTCTACCAGTACTCTTCATTTTGATGCTCTGTTTCCGATTCAATTTAAAGAAGAACAGGAAGAGTTAGATGAAGGTATCAGTGGAAAGGAAACCAGCAACTGCAGCAGTGAGAGGCATTCAGTCGGCGCGAGGAAGAAGCTTAAGCTCACAAGGGAGCAAGTCATGCTGCTCGAAGAAAGCTTTAGCGAGCACAGCACTCTTAATacg AAGCAAAAGCAGGAACTGGGCGAGCGGCTGGGCATTCAGCCGCGGCAAGTGGAGGTGTGGTTTCAGAACCGGAGAGCGAGGACGAAGACGAAGCAGATGGAGGTGGATTACGAGTACTTGAAGAGGAGCTGCGAGAGGCTGAACGAGGAGAACCGGAGGTTGAAGAAGGAGCTGATGCAGCTGGTGAAGTCGACGACGATGACCGTGTCGGTGTGTTCGTCGTGTGAGAGGATGGCCGGCGCCAGGAAAAGCGTGGTGGTGGATGGCCTGGTTCTCCGCCGGCGAACTTAA